Proteins encoded together in one Pseudomonas sp. TCU-HL1 window:
- the rfbC gene encoding dTDP-4-dehydrorhamnose 3,5-epimerase yields the protein MKVIETALPGVLILEPKVFGDQRGFFLETFQVERYREAGIDLPFVQDNHSRSQRGVLRGLHFQRTRPQGKLVSVSRGAVYDVAVDINPGSPTCGQFVGVELTDENHRQLWVPPGYAHGFCVLSDFADFQYKCTDLYFPEDEGGLMWNDPDVNIPWPVEEPQLSAKDQRNPTLRQLSGKGD from the coding sequence GTGAAGGTGATTGAAACGGCGCTGCCGGGTGTATTGATCCTAGAGCCCAAGGTGTTTGGCGATCAGCGCGGTTTTTTTCTCGAAACCTTCCAGGTCGAGCGCTACCGCGAAGCCGGCATCGATCTGCCTTTCGTGCAGGACAACCACTCGCGCTCGCAGCGCGGCGTGTTGCGTGGGCTGCATTTCCAGCGTACCCGGCCGCAGGGCAAGCTGGTCAGCGTCAGCCGCGGTGCGGTGTATGACGTGGCAGTGGATATCAACCCGGGATCACCGACCTGTGGCCAGTTCGTCGGTGTTGAACTCACTGACGAAAATCATCGTCAGCTCTGGGTACCGCCGGGTTATGCCCATGGCTTCTGCGTGCTCAGCGACTTTGCCGACTTCCAGTACAAGTGCACCGACCTGTACTTCCCCGAGGATGAAGGCGGGTTGATGTGGAACGACCCGGACGTGAACATCCCCTGGCCGGTGGAGGAGCCGCAGCTGTCGGCCAAGGATCAGCGCAACCCCACTCTGCGTCAGCTGTCTGGTAAAGGGGATTGA